One window from the genome of [Mycobacterium] stephanolepidis encodes:
- a CDS encoding pyridoxal phosphate-dependent aminotransferase, translating into MDSNATIETVSTDNLPTDVPPRVPGLSPRQHQRVFAQSTKLQDVLYEIRGPVHAHAARLEAEGHRILKLNIGNPAPFGFEAPDVIMRDIIQALPYAQGYSDSKGILPARRAVVTRYELVEGFPYLDVDDVYLGNGVSELITMTTQALLDNGDQVLIPAPDYPLWTAATSLAGGTAVHYLCDETNGWMPDIEDLESKITERTKALVIINPNNPTGAVYTREILTKMVELARKHQLLLLADEIYDKILYDDVEHISVASLAPDLLCFTFNGLSKAYRVAGYRSAWLAITGPKDHAASLLEGVNLLANMRLCPNVPAQHAIQVALGGHQSIDDLVLPGGRLLEQRDVAWTKLNEIPGVSCVKPKGALYAFPRLDPEVHEIHDDDQLVLDLLLNEKILLTQGTGFNWPEPDHLRIVTLPWARDLAVAIERLGNFLVSYRQ; encoded by the coding sequence CTGGACAGCAATGCCACCATTGAGACCGTGAGTACCGATAACTTGCCGACTGACGTGCCCCCGCGCGTGCCCGGTCTTTCCCCGCGGCAGCATCAACGGGTCTTTGCTCAGTCCACCAAGCTGCAAGACGTCCTGTACGAAATCAGGGGTCCGGTACACGCTCACGCCGCCCGGCTCGAGGCCGAGGGGCACCGCATCCTCAAGCTCAATATCGGCAACCCGGCACCGTTCGGTTTCGAGGCACCCGATGTCATCATGCGCGACATCATCCAGGCGCTCCCCTATGCGCAGGGATACTCCGACTCCAAGGGCATCCTGCCCGCGCGGCGCGCGGTGGTGACGCGCTACGAACTGGTCGAGGGATTCCCATACCTGGACGTGGACGACGTCTACCTGGGCAACGGGGTATCCGAGCTCATCACCATGACCACCCAGGCGCTGCTCGACAACGGCGATCAGGTACTCATCCCCGCACCCGACTATCCGCTGTGGACCGCCGCGACGTCGCTGGCCGGTGGTACCGCGGTGCATTACCTGTGTGACGAGACCAACGGCTGGATGCCGGATATCGAGGATCTGGAATCCAAGATCACCGAGCGCACCAAGGCCCTGGTCATCATCAATCCGAATAATCCCACCGGCGCGGTGTACACGCGCGAAATCCTCACCAAGATGGTGGAACTGGCGCGCAAGCATCAGCTGCTGCTGCTGGCCGACGAGATCTACGACAAGATCCTCTACGACGACGTCGAGCACATCAGCGTCGCATCGCTGGCCCCGGACCTGTTGTGTTTCACCTTCAATGGCCTGTCCAAGGCCTACCGGGTGGCAGGCTACCGATCGGCATGGCTGGCCATCACCGGCCCCAAGGATCACGCCGCCAGCCTGCTGGAGGGCGTCAATCTGCTGGCCAACATGCGTCTGTGTCCGAATGTTCCCGCACAGCATGCGATTCAGGTTGCCCTCGGTGGACATCAAAGCATCGATGACTTGGTGCTCCCGGGCGGTCGGCTCCTGGAGCAACGCGATGTGGCGTGGACCAAGCTCAATGAGATTCCCGGCGTCTCCTGCGTGAAGCCGAAGGGCGCGTTATACGCCTTCCCGCGCCTGGACCCCGAGGTGCACGAGATCCACGATGACGACCAGCTGGTCTTGGATCTGCTGCTCAACGAGAAGATCCTGCTGACGCAGGGCACGGGCTTCAATTGGCCTGAGCCCGATCATCTTCGGATCGTCACGCTGCCGTGGGCCCGCGACCTTGCGGTCGCTATCGAGCGGCTGGGTAACTTCCTGGTGAGCTACCGCCAGTAA
- a CDS encoding Hsp70 family protein has translation MANALGLSIGATQLVATPDDPQSQPVVRSSILTLHEDGPPEVGVPSHPGLTLTGFVGRVGDPVGIVAADGSVHRAEWALTEAMRVLIADAASAAEFTAPPALSASVPAHWSPQTVATLRDAIDRVPALAPGGRQLKLIPDARAALESLAAGPGVPDRGVVVVCDLGGSGSSITLADAARGFQQIGQTVRFVEFSGQQIDQMLLTQVLTDLNQDPEGTTSVGALTRLRDQCRLAKERLSGETATSVPVALPGITTDVRLTRAELEDHLRGPLSNLINAIQDTLERNGIHPANINAIASVGGGANIPLVTQQLSERMRVPVITGPQPQLAAAQGVALLATRPDLPPQDATAMRPVEQPTGDATMMRPAPTGTGTFAAPVAAAASDAPELAWSQDDSAPDLAPLQETGYQSGYSTGYTVDLDDEYHGPAEPTTARPELQFSHEPYAADDDYDDYPPLPWYRRPLVWFIAAAAVAGIAFTGMMVSLTSGESPAPAPTTPSVSVVPSTGDAPAEPPPSAEPPPPPQTHTVTQSVQPPPPSPEPPPPPPTTTTTPPTTTTTTTTTTTTTTTTTTTPTTTTTTQPTTTTTQPPSTSTSRPMITIPGLPPIPIGPRN, from the coding sequence ATGGCCAACGCACTGGGATTGTCGATCGGCGCCACTCAACTGGTCGCGACACCCGACGACCCGCAGAGCCAACCCGTGGTGCGCAGTTCGATCCTCACCCTGCACGAGGACGGTCCACCCGAGGTTGGGGTACCGAGTCATCCAGGTTTGACGCTCACCGGATTTGTCGGCAGGGTCGGCGACCCCGTCGGCATCGTGGCGGCGGACGGGTCGGTTCATCGGGCCGAATGGGCACTCACCGAGGCCATGCGCGTGTTGATCGCCGATGCGGCCTCCGCTGCCGAGTTCACCGCGCCTCCGGCACTGTCCGCCTCGGTACCCGCTCATTGGAGCCCGCAGACCGTCGCTACGCTCCGGGACGCGATCGACCGCGTTCCCGCCCTCGCTCCGGGCGGTCGGCAGCTGAAGTTGATCCCCGACGCGCGCGCCGCCCTGGAGTCGCTGGCCGCGGGGCCGGGAGTACCCGACCGCGGCGTCGTGGTGGTGTGTGATCTCGGAGGCTCGGGTAGCAGCATCACCCTGGCCGATGCGGCACGGGGATTCCAGCAGATCGGGCAGACCGTCCGATTCGTCGAGTTCTCCGGCCAGCAGATCGACCAGATGCTCCTGACGCAGGTTCTCACCGACCTCAACCAGGATCCCGAGGGCACCACATCGGTCGGCGCGCTGACCAGGCTGCGCGATCAGTGCCGGTTGGCCAAGGAGCGGCTCTCCGGCGAGACCGCGACCTCGGTGCCGGTGGCGCTTCCCGGAATCACCACCGACGTTCGGCTCACCCGCGCCGAACTCGAGGACCATCTGCGTGGCCCGCTATCCAACTTGATCAACGCCATTCAGGACACCTTGGAACGCAACGGAATTCATCCGGCGAACATCAACGCGATCGCCTCAGTGGGTGGCGGTGCCAACATTCCTCTTGTCACCCAACAACTTTCCGAGCGAATGCGAGTACCGGTCATCACCGGCCCCCAGCCACAGCTCGCGGCCGCGCAGGGCGTGGCCTTGCTGGCCACCCGACCCGATCTGCCGCCACAGGACGCCACCGCGATGCGGCCGGTCGAGCAACCGACGGGCGATGCCACCATGATGCGCCCGGCACCCACCGGTACCGGAACCTTCGCCGCTCCGGTGGCCGCGGCCGCCAGCGATGCGCCGGAATTGGCATGGTCTCAGGACGATTCGGCTCCCGACTTGGCTCCGCTGCAAGAGACGGGCTACCAGAGCGGATACAGCACCGGATATACGGTCGACCTCGACGACGAGTACCACGGCCCGGCCGAACCCACCACCGCTCGCCCCGAACTTCAGTTCAGCCACGAACCGTATGCGGCCGACGACGATTACGACGACTACCCGCCGCTGCCGTGGTACCGCCGGCCGCTGGTGTGGTTCATCGCCGCCGCCGCGGTGGCCGGCATTGCCTTCACCGGAATGATGGTGTCGCTGACCAGCGGTGAGTCACCGGCTCCTGCCCCGACCACACCGAGCGTGAGCGTGGTACCGAGCACCGGCGATGCCCCGGCCGAGCCGCCTCCGTCTGCCGAACCGCCGCCGCCACCGCAGACCCACACCGTGACGCAGTCGGTGCAACCGCCGCCGCCCTCGCCGGAGCCTCCTCCGCCGCCACCGACGACGACAACCACACCCCCGACGACCACGACAACGACCACCACCACTACAACGACGACCACGACCACCACGACGACGCCGACCACCACGACGACAACCCAGCCGACGACAACGACCACGCAACCCCCTTCCACGTCCACGTCGCGCCCCATGATCACGATCCCGGGGTTGCCGCCGATCCCGATCGGTCCGCGCAACTGA
- a CDS encoding (Fe-S)-binding protein: protein MSTATIILGIIGVTFSLVAWGSFFGGVVKMIRVILSGQPDGTRWRPIVPRVKTLIVEVVAHTRMNKFRTVGWAHWLVMVGFLGGFPLYFESYGQTFNPEFHWPIIGDTFLWHLWDEILGIGTVIGIVTLIVIRQLNHPRKPERLSRFGGSSFIAAYTIESIVLVEGLGMVLVKSGKIATFGGGHVSSDFFTMNVAQLLPESPLMVSVFAFIKMVSGGMFLLLVGRKLVWGVAWHRFAAFFNIYFKRNADGSVALGAAKPMMSGGKVLEMESADPDVDAFGAGKVEDFSWKDLLDITTCTECGRCQSQCPAWNTGKPLSPKLLITSLRDHTYAKAPYLLAGEDKSKLSEAEVAEGERQLVGGEGAVIDHEVLWSCTTCGACVEQCPVDIEHVDHIIDMRRYQVLIESEFPGELAGLFKNLENKGNPWGQNSKDRLNWIEEVDFDVPVFGQDVDSFADFEYLFWVGCAGAYEDRAKKTTKAVAELLALAGTKFLVLGADETCTGDSARRAGNEFLFQQLAMQNIELLNSVFEGVEQKQRKIVVTCAHCFNALGNEYPQVGGDYQVVHHTQLLNRLVRDKKLVPVAPVSQDVTYHDPCYLGRHNKVYTAPRELIGASGAALTEMPRHGERSMCCGAGGARMWMEEQLGKRINIDRVDEALATPASKIATGCPFCRVMLTDGVTARDDSAAVEVVDVAQLLLESVGRTDEVRKALPAKGTAAAAAAERAATKAAEPEPVVAEEEAPAAEATAAAPAADAKPITGLGMAGGAKRPGAKKAAAPAAEAATETPAAPAAPVKGLGMAGGAKRPGAKKAAAPAAEAGAEASAAPAAAAPPVKGLGMAGGAKRPGAKKATPAPAAETAPVAAEPEAAAPAAPAAPVPPVKGLGMATGAKRPGAKKASPAAAPAATPEPEAEAEAPSAPEAPAAPEPPVKGLGIAAGTRRPGAKKTAPAAATPAAEPEQPAATPEPAAPVAAEPSDETVEEAVDETAEANKAPEPPVKGLGMAPGARRPGRRN from the coding sequence GTGAGTACCGCGACGATCATTCTCGGAATCATCGGCGTTACCTTCAGCCTGGTTGCCTGGGGCTCATTCTTCGGCGGCGTGGTGAAGATGATCCGCGTCATCCTCTCCGGACAGCCGGACGGCACCCGTTGGCGTCCGATCGTCCCGCGCGTCAAGACGCTCATCGTCGAGGTCGTCGCACACACCCGGATGAACAAATTCCGCACCGTGGGCTGGGCGCACTGGCTGGTGATGGTCGGCTTCCTGGGCGGCTTCCCTCTGTACTTCGAGTCGTACGGCCAGACCTTCAATCCCGAATTCCACTGGCCGATCATCGGCGACACGTTCCTGTGGCACCTGTGGGACGAGATTCTCGGCATCGGCACGGTGATCGGCATCGTGACGTTGATCGTCATCCGACAGCTCAACCACCCCCGCAAGCCCGAACGGTTGTCGCGCTTCGGCGGCTCCAGCTTCATCGCGGCGTACACCATCGAATCGATCGTGCTCGTCGAGGGCCTGGGCATGGTGCTGGTGAAGTCCGGCAAGATCGCGACCTTCGGCGGCGGACACGTGTCCTCGGACTTCTTCACCATGAACGTCGCGCAGCTGCTGCCCGAGAGTCCGTTGATGGTCTCCGTCTTCGCGTTCATCAAGATGGTGTCCGGCGGCATGTTCCTGCTGCTGGTCGGGCGCAAGCTCGTCTGGGGTGTGGCCTGGCACCGGTTCGCGGCCTTCTTCAACATCTACTTCAAGCGCAACGCCGACGGAAGCGTCGCACTGGGCGCAGCCAAGCCGATGATGTCCGGCGGCAAGGTCCTGGAAATGGAGAGCGCCGATCCGGACGTCGACGCCTTCGGCGCCGGCAAGGTCGAGGACTTCAGCTGGAAAGACCTGCTGGACATCACGACGTGCACCGAGTGCGGTCGCTGCCAGAGCCAGTGCCCCGCCTGGAACACCGGCAAGCCCCTGTCCCCTAAGCTGCTGATCACCTCCCTGCGCGACCACACCTACGCCAAGGCGCCCTACCTGCTGGCCGGTGAGGACAAGTCCAAGCTGAGTGAGGCCGAGGTCGCCGAGGGCGAGCGCCAGCTGGTCGGCGGCGAGGGTGCCGTCATCGACCACGAGGTGCTCTGGAGCTGCACCACCTGTGGCGCCTGCGTCGAACAGTGCCCCGTCGACATCGAGCACGTCGACCACATCATCGACATGCGCCGCTACCAGGTGCTCATCGAATCGGAGTTCCCCGGCGAGCTCGCGGGCCTGTTCAAGAACCTGGAGAACAAGGGCAACCCGTGGGGCCAGAACTCCAAGGACCGCCTCAACTGGATCGAAGAGGTCGACTTCGACGTCCCGGTGTTCGGCCAGGACGTGGACAGCTTCGCCGACTTCGAGTACCTGTTCTGGGTGGGTTGCGCGGGTGCCTACGAGGACCGCGCGAAGAAGACCACCAAGGCCGTCGCCGAGCTGCTCGCGCTTGCCGGAACCAAGTTCCTGGTGCTGGGCGCCGACGAGACCTGCACGGGTGACTCTGCCCGCCGCGCCGGTAACGAGTTCCTGTTCCAGCAGCTGGCCATGCAGAACATCGAGCTGCTCAATTCGGTGTTCGAGGGCGTGGAGCAGAAGCAGCGCAAGATCGTGGTGACCTGCGCGCACTGCTTCAACGCACTCGGCAACGAGTACCCACAGGTCGGTGGCGACTACCAGGTGGTGCACCACACGCAGCTGCTGAACCGCCTGGTGCGCGACAAGAAACTGGTTCCGGTCGCACCGGTCTCACAAGACGTCACCTACCACGACCCGTGCTACCTGGGCCGCCACAACAAGGTGTACACCGCACCGCGTGAGCTGATCGGCGCCTCGGGTGCCGCACTCACCGAGATGCCACGGCACGGAGAGCGTTCCATGTGCTGTGGTGCCGGTGGCGCCCGCATGTGGATGGAAGAGCAGCTGGGTAAGCGCATCAATATCGATCGCGTCGACGAGGCCCTGGCCACGCCCGCATCCAAGATCGCGACGGGCTGCCCGTTCTGCCGCGTGATGCTGACCGACGGTGTGACAGCACGCGATGATTCGGCTGCCGTGGAGGTCGTCGACGTCGCACAGTTGCTGCTCGAATCCGTGGGCCGTACCGATGAAGTCCGGAAGGCATTGCCCGCCAAGGGGACTGCCGCTGCCGCGGCGGCCGAGAGGGCTGCCACCAAGGCCGCGGAGCCCGAACCCGTTGTCGCCGAAGAAGAAGCACCGGCAGCAGAGGCCACCGCGGCAGCACCCGCGGCCGATGCCAAGCCGATCACCGGTCTGGGCATGGCCGGTGGGGCCAAGCGCCCCGGAGCCAAGAAGGCTGCCGCTCCCGCCGCCGAAGCCGCTACCGAAACACCGGCGGCGCCCGCAGCCCCCGTCAAGGGGCTGGGCATGGCCGGCGGCGCCAAACGCCCCGGAGCCAAAAAGGCCGCCGCCCCGGCTGCCGAAGCAGGCGCCGAAGCATCGGCAGCACCCGCCGCGGCCGCACCACCGGTCAAGGGGCTGGGCATGGCGGGCGGCGCCAAACGTCCGGGCGCCAAAAAAGCGACCCCGGCCCCCGCTGCCGAGACTGCTCCGGTCGCGGCCGAGCCAGAGGCGGCAGCACCGGCGGCACCTGCCGCTCCCGTGCCGCCCGTCAAGGGTTTGGGCATGGCGACCGGGGCCAAGCGTCCCGGTGCCAAGAAGGCGTCCCCCGCAGCTGCGCCCGCAGCGACGCCCGAGCCTGAGGCTGAGGCTGAGGCACCTTCGGCACCCGAGGCACCGGCAGCTCCAGAGCCTCCCGTGAAGGGTCTCGGCATTGCCGCCGGTACACGGCGTCCAGGCGCCAAGAAGACGGCCCCTGCTGCGGCTACCCCCGCAGCAGAACCTGAGCAGCCCGCGGCCACGCCGGAACCCGCTGCCCCGGTCGCGGCCGAGCCTTCGGATGAGACCGTGGAAGAGGCTGTGGACGAGACCGCCGAGGCCAACAAGGCCCCGGAACCGCCGGTGAAGGGCCTGGGTATGGCCCCGGGAGCACGCCGTCCAGGCCGCCGAAATTAG
- the iniR gene encoding isoniazid response ATPase/transcriptional regulator IniR has protein sequence MSAGSAAKVLISGTAGSGKTSILARIRDVLSNAGSPPVNHVPETATGKTLGPFVIDDADSLTGPQLDTLRAVVENNPAAIVVVAATPRHRPALRALFQALERESPTIALGPVDKSDIARLSARSAAFAEEIVTATGGVLTLVAAAVDRLDEADPLESALRAIDSRIDEQLRRLSPSAQATVLLMSLNPGIGASDIAAALALSDAEDLVDEALTSGLVPAPGQIAFAARVHGCATRLLGAARHLDLERSLLRTQLDIGSVSTDLALALVAHGLRDTQIAGLLSDWAATESDPLTAADLYRAALAAGAEPGPIRVPLAESLARAGDLAAAAAQADEVLTATDPGHRTEAVRIAAAIACHSGDSGQAVALYDWLGSGLDGLTALSAAPVFVGIGQLTSARKVLEDNLGAPPTTSATATRNAAQGVIASVEGRDHEALSLLGQAVTQQPATSSFTPDSTVALAALTMLHSGETARARGILAGAIRTDLPHDVFAVRHRLLAAWIAMLSGDLTGAAQWLPEADTELSRRDRLFAESLRTGIARRHGDTGPLRQHWQSSMDALSAYSIDLYTLLPVGELWVAAARLRTLDAVTHHVDRAFAVLAQLGDPIAWSAPLRWAGVHAAILTNSPENLAPHGQALAAAAGVSPYARTLATAGRTWLRVLANQVDGAEVDAAARMLADTGLGWDATRLASQAALHANDPKVAAAMLALARDLRTPSANTDGPDLAAAPSSAAHSPTSTRLSDREREVAELLLRGLPYRDIGAQLFISAKTVEHHVARIRRRLGAESRSDMFSMLRSILSP, from the coding sequence CTGTCCGCGGGCAGCGCGGCGAAGGTGCTCATCAGCGGCACCGCCGGCAGTGGTAAGACATCGATACTGGCGCGGATTCGAGACGTACTGAGCAACGCCGGCTCTCCGCCGGTCAACCATGTCCCCGAGACAGCTACCGGAAAAACCTTGGGCCCCTTCGTCATCGATGACGCAGACTCCCTGACCGGCCCACAGCTCGACACCCTGCGTGCCGTCGTGGAGAACAATCCGGCAGCCATCGTGGTGGTGGCCGCGACACCCCGGCACCGGCCAGCGCTGCGCGCACTGTTCCAGGCCCTGGAACGCGAGTCGCCCACCATCGCCCTGGGGCCCGTCGACAAGAGTGATATCGCCAGGCTTTCGGCCCGCTCAGCTGCCTTCGCCGAAGAGATCGTGACCGCCACCGGCGGAGTGCTGACACTGGTGGCGGCGGCCGTCGATCGCCTGGACGAAGCGGATCCACTCGAATCGGCACTGCGTGCGATCGATTCCCGCATTGACGAACAACTGCGCCGCCTCTCGCCGTCTGCCCAGGCCACCGTGCTGTTGATGTCCTTGAACCCCGGCATCGGAGCCTCGGATATCGCTGCGGCGCTTGCGCTTTCCGATGCCGAAGATCTAGTCGACGAGGCTCTGACAAGCGGGCTGGTACCCGCCCCCGGTCAGATCGCCTTCGCGGCCAGAGTGCACGGCTGCGCCACACGATTGCTGGGTGCGGCACGGCACCTCGATCTCGAACGATCACTACTGCGCACGCAGCTCGACATCGGTTCGGTGTCCACCGACCTGGCCCTGGCCCTGGTAGCCCACGGATTGCGCGATACGCAGATCGCCGGGCTGCTATCCGATTGGGCTGCAACCGAATCTGATCCTCTCACCGCGGCAGACCTGTACCGCGCCGCCCTGGCTGCGGGCGCCGAACCGGGCCCGATCAGGGTGCCGCTGGCCGAGTCGCTGGCGCGCGCGGGTGACCTGGCTGCAGCGGCCGCCCAGGCCGACGAGGTGCTCACCGCCACCGATCCGGGTCATCGCACGGAAGCCGTACGTATCGCGGCGGCCATCGCGTGCCACAGCGGAGACTCCGGTCAGGCCGTCGCGCTGTACGACTGGCTGGGTTCGGGACTGGACGGCCTGACGGCCTTGTCCGCTGCGCCGGTTTTCGTGGGTATCGGCCAGTTGACGAGTGCACGAAAAGTGTTGGAAGACAACTTGGGAGCTCCGCCTACGACATCGGCCACCGCGACGCGAAATGCAGCTCAGGGGGTCATCGCATCTGTTGAGGGCCGTGACCACGAGGCGCTGTCCCTGCTCGGTCAGGCCGTCACGCAGCAGCCGGCGACGTCTTCCTTCACCCCGGACAGCACTGTCGCTCTGGCCGCGCTGACCATGCTGCACAGCGGCGAGACGGCGCGCGCCCGCGGCATTCTCGCCGGTGCGATCCGTACCGATCTGCCCCATGACGTGTTCGCGGTGCGGCATCGGCTGCTCGCCGCCTGGATTGCCATGCTGTCCGGCGATCTGACCGGTGCCGCGCAATGGCTACCCGAGGCCGACACCGAGCTCTCGCGACGCGATCGTCTGTTCGCCGAGTCGCTACGGACCGGCATCGCCCGGCGCCACGGCGATACCGGTCCGCTGCGCCAGCACTGGCAGTCCTCGATGGATGCGTTGTCGGCATATTCGATCGATCTCTACACACTGCTTCCGGTTGGCGAGCTCTGGGTGGCCGCGGCGCGGCTGCGCACCCTGGATGCCGTCACGCATCATGTCGACCGCGCATTCGCGGTTCTGGCGCAGCTCGGCGATCCCATCGCCTGGTCCGCACCCCTGCGATGGGCGGGCGTGCACGCCGCGATCCTGACCAATTCACCGGAGAACCTCGCCCCGCACGGACAGGCCCTCGCGGCGGCCGCTGGGGTCAGCCCGTACGCGCGAACCCTGGCGACGGCCGGGCGCACGTGGCTGCGGGTGCTCGCCAATCAGGTGGACGGCGCGGAGGTCGATGCCGCCGCGCGGATGCTGGCCGACACCGGCCTCGGTTGGGATGCGACCCGCTTGGCCAGCCAGGCCGCGCTGCACGCGAACGACCCGAAGGTGGCGGCCGCGATGCTCGCATTGGCCCGCGATCTGCGTACGCCGTCGGCCAACACCGACGGCCCCGACCTTGCCGCGGCGCCGTCCTCGGCCGCTCATTCGCCGACATCCACGCGTCTCTCGGATCGTGAGCGCGAGGTCGCCGAGCTGCTGCTACGCGGCCTTCCCTACCGCGATATCGGTGCGCAGCTGTTCATTTCGGCGAAGACGGTCGAGCATCACGTCGCCCGCATTCGCCGGCGCCTCGGGGCCGAATCGCGCTCTGACATGTTCTCGATGTTGCGGTCGATCCTGAGCCCATAA